A genomic segment from Nicotiana sylvestris chromosome 1, ASM39365v2, whole genome shotgun sequence encodes:
- the LOC138872118 gene encoding uncharacterized protein: MMCKYHGTHSHKIEDCRQLREEIARLFNEGHLREFLSDRAKNHFRERDAGRKNEPEEPQHIIHMIIDGINVPQGPVFKRTKVSITSKKRTRDYMPKDTLTFNEEDIEALSQPYNDARSSTNIIRSRFMEQLGLFDQIIPASRFLNGFNMASETTKGEIILPVNVARTIQDTKFHVIECDMRYNALLRRPWIQSMRAVPSTPHQMMKFPTKDGMKIVYGEQHAAKKMFAVHELASVSAPSISEKLKDE; encoded by the exons atgatgtgcaagtatcatggcacgcaTAGTCATAAAATAGAGGATTGCAGGCAACTAAGGGAGGAAATTGCTAGGTTATTCaatgagggccaccttcgagaattcctaagtgatcgggctaagaatcacttcagggaAAGAGATGCAGGCAGAAAGAATGAACCTGAAGAACCTCAACATatcattcacatgatcatcgaCGGAATCAACGTCCCACAGGGACCTGTATTCAAACGTACCAAGGTATCTATCACAAGCAAGAAACGGACTCGAGATTACATGCCCAAGGACACCCTCACATTCAACGAGGAAGACATCGAGGCTTTATCTCAACCTTACAACGATGCTC GTAGTTCGACAAATATAATCAGGTCAAGGTTCATGGAGCAGCTCGGGCTGTTCGACCAAATCATACCAGCATCTCGATTTTTGAATGGCTttaacatggcaagcgaaacaacgaagggagaaatcatcctcccagtcaacgtggctaggaccatacaagacaccaaatttcatgtcatcgaatgtgacatgaggtataatgctttGCTCAGAAGACCGTGGATCCAGAGTATGAGGGCGGTGCCATCAACCCcccatcagatgatgaagttcccaacaaaggatggcATGAAAATAGTATATGGAGAGCAACATGCTGCTAAGAAAATGTTTGCAGTGCACGAATTGGCATCGGTATCGGCACCATCCATATCAGAAAAGTTGAAGGACGAATAG
- the LOC138872121 gene encoding uncharacterized protein, giving the protein MVDFDVIMGMDWLSSCYGNVDCHMKMVRFQFPGEPVIEWKGNTTTPKGRFISYLKARKMISKGYIYHLIRVRDMETKPPTIKSILVVNEFPDVFPDELPSLPPQREIEFSIDMFPDTQPISIPPYRMAPIELQELKAQLKTCWIRASLGLALHLGVPQFSFLGHVVSEEGISVDTQKIDAVKNCPKPTTPSEVRSFLGLVGYYRQFVEGFSSISTPLAKLTQKATKF; this is encoded by the exons atggttgattttgatgtgataatgggaatggactggttatcctCATGCTATGGAAATGTTGACTGTCATatgaagatggttaggtttcagtttcctggtgaacccgtcattgaatggaaggggaaTACTACTAcgccaaaaggtaggtttatttcctatcttaaggcaaggaagatgatatcaaaaggttacatttatcatctcattCGCGTTAGGGATATGGAGACGAAGCCGCCTACTATAAAATCAATCCTTGTGGTCAatgaatttccagatgttttcccagatgaactcccaagCCTTCCTCCtcaaagggagattgagtttagcattgatatgTTTCCTGACACTCAACCcatatctattcctccatacaggaTGGCCCCGATAGAGTTGCAAGAGTTGAAGGCGCAGTTGaagacttgctggataagggcttcattaggcctagcacttcaccttggggtacCCCAGTTTT cattccttggccatgtggtATCTGAAGAGGGTATTAGTGTTGACACTCAGAAGATTGATGCAGTGAAGAATTGCCCAaaacctacaacaccatcagaagtccgcagcttcctagggctagtaGGATATTATAGGCAGTTTGTAGAAGGTTTTTCCTCTATATCAACGCCATTggctaagttaacacagaaagctaccaagttctag